GAATGGTCTGCTTTGGCATTGATGGAAACGCCGGAGATTGTACGCGAAACGCATTTGGACTTTCTTCGCGCAGGCGCACAAGTAGTTACGACCAACAGCTATGCGCTTGTTCCGTTTCATATCGGGCAGGAGCGCTTTGATGCTCAAGCTGCCGAATGGGCAAGGCTTTCCGGCCGTTTGGCGCGTGAAGCGGTGGAACAAAGCGGGACTACCGCAAAAGTAGCCGCAAGCCTGCCGCCGTTATTCGGTTCTTACCGCCCTGACTTGTTTGACAAACAAGTCGCACCTGCTTTGGCTCGCCCTTTAATATCGGGTTTGATGCCGTTTGCTGATATTTGGTTGGCAGAAACCGTATCCAGCTTGGAAGAAGCGCGTTTCTGGCGCAGTAGTCTGCCGATGACGGTAAGCCGTTTTGGGTATCGTTTACTTTGGAAGATACGATGTCGCATGATGTACCGGTGTTGCGTTCGGGGGAAAACGTGCACGAGGCGGTGGATTTCGCGGTAGAAATAGGTGCGGCGGCAATGTTGTTCAATTGCAGTCAGCCTGAAGTAATGGCAGAAGCTTTGAAAGTGGCGAATGAAGCTCAAGGCCGTCTGAAACTGGGTGTTTACGCCAATGCATTTGAACCGGTAAAAGGACAGATGAACGATGCCAATGACGGTTTGGATCCGATTCGTGCCGACGCTACGCCGGAAAATTATTTGGCGTGGGCGAGACAATGGGCGGATTTGGGTGCTGAAATCATCGGCGGGTGCTGCGGTATCGCACCTGAACATATCCGTGCGTTGGCGCAAGGATTTAAGGCCGTCTGAAAGCGGCTGCATAATATTTTGATACGGTTAGAACAGGCTAAAAAAGCCGGTAATGCCGTCGCTTCACAAACACATAATGATAAAAATCAGGAATAAACATGTCGCAAAAATCTCAAATCGGCTTGGTTGCACTGACGGCCTTGGTTATCAGTTCCATGATTGGTTCGGGTATTTTCAGCCTGCCGCAGAATATGGCTGCCGTTGCAGGTTCGCAGGCTTTGCTGTTGGGTTGGCTGATTACCGGTGTGGGCATTATCTTTCTCGGCCTGTCATTTTCGGCCTTGTCCAAACTTAAGCCCGAATTGGACGGTGGTATTTATACGTACGCTCGCGACGGCTTCGGCGATTTGATAGGTTTTTTCTCGGCGTGGGCTATTGGCTTTGCACCACGGTCGGTATTGTCGGCTATTTGGTGGTTGCGTTTGAAGCAGTAGGCGGATTTGTCGATACGCCGGGCAACGTGATTTTCGGTAAAGGCAACACATTTGCTGCTTTTGTTGGAGAATCAGTAATTGTGTGGCTGATTTACTGGTTGGTAGTGCGCGGTATTAAAGAAGCGGCAGGAGTAAACCTGATTGCGACGGCAGTCAAAGTATTTCCGCTGATTTTATTTATCGGTATGGCAGCCTATTTCTTTCAAACCGAAGTGTTTATGTCCGATTGGACGGGGGCGAGCCTTGCTACGCCTGAAAATCCTGATGTCAGCCTGATGACGCAGGTGAAAAACACAATGCTGATTACGTTGTGGGTATTTACCGGTATTGAGGGTGCGGCGGTTTTGTCCAAGCATGCGCGAAGTCGTGCTGATGTCGGTCGAGCAACCATTATCGGAGTCAGCTTGACACTGGCCATGTATGTGGCAATTACCGTCTTGGCTCAAGGCATTTTGCCTCGTGCGGATATTGCTGCAATGGCTAATCCGTCTATGGCGGGCGTGTTGGCGCACATGGTCGGTCCTTGGGGTAAAGTGCTGATTTCTTCCTGCCTGATTGTGTCTGTGCTGTCGTCTTATTTAAGTTGGACGCTGTATGCGACCGAGATTCCGCACATGGGTGCGAGAAACGGCGCATTTCCAAAATCGTTTATCCCGTTGAATAAAAACGAAGTGCCGCAGGGTTCGTTGATGTTTACCACTTTGACCGTGCAGTTTTGCCTATTGCTGGTGTGGTTAAAAGGCGAGGATTATTCTGCCTTGCTGATGGTATCGACTTCCATGATTTTGATACCATATTTGTTAATTGGTGCATATCTGCTCAAATTATCGCTGACACAAAAGGCTGCGGCAAAATACCGTCTTATCGGCGCGGCAGCAACGCTTTATGCGGCTTGGATTGTCTATGCGGCAGGCACGGAATATTTGCTGCTTTCAGTCTTGCTCTATTTGCCCGGCGTATTACTGTTTCTCTATTCGCAAAAGAAACACTATGGAAGTTGTCAGTTCAACCGTATGGAAAAAGCCGTATTGGTATTGCTGTTGATTTTGGCTGTGCCGGCCGTACAGCAGTTTGTCGCTAGCTTACAAGCGTAAGCAGAAAGGTTTGAAAAAGGCCGTCTGAAATCCATTTTCAGACGGCCTTTTATTTATAAAACCGATTCAATACCGCATCATTTTGCTGTCAACCTGCATTGCCCAGGCATCAATGCCGCCTTGCAGGTTGTAGAGGTTTTCAAATCCGGCGTCTTCCAAATACATTGCCGTGTGCAGGCTGCGGATGCCGTGGTGGCAGTAAACGACAATGGGCAAATCGTCGTCGGGCAGCTCGTTTTGACGCAGGGGGATGAGGTTCATCGGAATATGAATGGCAGCGGGCAGGGTGCAGATGGCGCGTTCTTCATCGGTGCGGACGTCGAGCAGATGAAATGCGCGGCCTTCGTCCTGCCATTGTTTCAATTCGGTGGGCGAGAGTTGGATGATGTCGGTCATAGGGTTGGGTAAAAGCATGAGGCCGTCTGAATTTTCAGACGGCCTGTTGTTTAAAAATCGAAATCGCCAAACGGATTGGCCGATTTGTCTTCCAAGTGTGCTACGACGGTGTCGAACAATACCTTTTCGGAAAACTCGTTGCCGTTGCGCGTCAGCAAAAGCGCGTGTTGTACCGGTTTGCGGCCGACGATGACCACCATATGGCCGCCGTCTTTCAGTTGCTCTTTCAGAATTTCAGGTACGCTGTCTACTGCGCCGCCCACATAAATCGCATCAAAAGGAGCGCCTTGCGATGCTTCGGTCAGGCCGTTGTTTTGCACATAATCGACGTTGGTAAAGCCCAATTCGTCCAAAACTTTTTTGGCGCGTTGCTGCTGCTCGGCGTCGATGTCGTCGGTTACGACTTTGCCGGCCAGTTTGGACAGCAGGGCGGTTGCATAGCCTGAGCCTGTACCGATTTCTAAGACGGTTTCATCTTTTTTCAGTTTCAAGCCTTGAGCCAGGCGGGCAACGACTTTGGGTTCCAACATCTTATGGCCGTTGGCCAGCGGCAGCTCCATATCCGCATAGGCCAAGCCTTGAAAAGCCTCGCCGACGAAATGTTCGCGCTCGATCTCCTCC
This genomic interval from Neisseria sp. Marseille-Q5346 contains the following:
- a CDS encoding homocysteine S-methyltransferase family protein, whose protein sequence is MTVTILDGGMGRELHRRGAPFRQPEWSALALMETPEIVRETHLDFLRAGAQVVTTNSYALVPFHIGQERFDAQAAEWARLSGRLAREAVEQSGTTAKVAASLPPLFGSYRPDLFDKQVAPALARPLISGLMPFADIWLAETVSSLEEARFWRSSLPMTVSRFGYRLLWKIRCRMMYRCCVRGKTCTRRWISR
- a CDS encoding homocysteine S-methyltransferase family protein; this translates as MSHDVPVLRSGENVHEAVDFAVEIGAAAMLFNCSQPEVMAEALKVANEAQGRLKLGVYANAFEPVKGQMNDANDGLDPIRADATPENYLAWARQWADLGAEIIGGCCGIAPEHIRALAQGFKAV
- a CDS encoding rhodanese-like domain-containing protein, coding for MTDIIQLSPTELKQWQDEGRAFHLLDVRTDEERAICTLPAAIHIPMNLIPLRQNELPDDDLPIVVYCHHGIRSLHTAMYLEDAGFENLYNLQGGIDAWAMQVDSKMMRY
- a CDS encoding protein-L-isoaspartate O-methyltransferase, coding for MDFEKARFNMVEQQIRPWDVLDFDILDALEEIEREHFVGEAFQGLAYADMELPLANGHKMLEPKVVARLAQGLKLKKDETVLEIGTGSGYATALLSKLAGKVVTDDIDAEQQQRAKKVLDELGFTNVDYVQNNGLTEASQGAPFDAIYVGGAVDSVPEILKEQLKDGGHMVVIVGRKPVQHALLLTRNGNEFSEKVLFDTVVAHLEDKSANPFGDFDF